The genome window GTACCCGCTCACCATGACGGTGGGCTTCACCGACTCGAATCCATGGGTGGCGGTGGCGCTCAAGCCCTTCTCGCGCTGGCTGCCCCAGGACTTCCAGTACATCGGGCCGTGGCTCGCCCTGTGCTTCGCGCTTCAAGGCTGGGTAGGCGTCAAGCTCGTGGCGCTCTACCTGCACGGAGCGCTGCAGCGCCTGCTGGGAGCGACCCTGTTCGTCATGTCGCCCGTGCTGCTCTTCCGGACGGGGCACGACACGCTGTGCGCCCACTGGTTGCTCCTGGCGATGCTCTGGGTCCACCTGCGTCCCCGCCCCGACTCACGGGCCGCCTGGAAGGCGCTGGGTGGAGCGCTCGCCCTCAATGCGATCGCCGCGGGCGTCCACCCCTACCTGCAGGTGATGGTCTTCGCCCTCACGGTGTCGCTGCTCTTCACGGTGACGCGGGTGGAGCACCACTTGTCCTGGCGCTCCGCGGGCGTAGCGCTCGCCGGAATGCTCGCCACGGTGGGGGCGCTCTTCTTCTTGTTCGGTTACGTGGGCCAGGGGATCAGCGCGGGAGGCAGCGGCTTCAGCTACTTCAGCGCGGACATGCTCACGCTCGTCAACCCGAACGGCTGGTCGCTCCTGCTGCCGGGTTTTCCCACGAGGACCGGGCAGTATGAGGGCTTTGGCTACCTCGGGACGGGCGTCATCGCGCTCATCGCTTTGCTCCTGCTCAGCAACCCCGCGCACTGGTGGCAGAAAGCCAAAGCAGGACTCAAGCCCCGGAAGTCCCTGGTGTTCTCGGTGCTCGCCCTGACACTGCTGGCCTTCTCATCGGTGATGACGGTGGCGGGCGAGACGGTGCTGTCCCTGCGGAGCGTGACGAAGCCTCTGCTGCCCCTGCTCGATCCCTTCCGATCCTCGGGCCGGTTCATCTGGCCGCTCCACTACGTGCTGATGACGGGCGTCATCGCGCTCATCGCATGGCGGTGGCGGCAGTACCCTCGCCTGCTCACCGGCTTGCTGCTGGGCGCGGTGCTCCTCCAAGGGCTGGACACCCCCGACGCATGGGACCGGAGCCGCTTCGGTGGAGGAGAGTGGCCGCGACTGCGGGCCCCGGAATGGGACCGCCTGGATCCGTTCTATCGGCACATCGTCCTGTACCCACCCGCCATCTTCGGCGCGGATGCGCCCTGCGACACCCAGACCTTTCCGGAGAACGCCTATCTGCGCTTCGGATATCTCGCCTATCTCAGGGGGATGACGACGAACAGCGTCTATCCGGCTCGCCTCGACCGCCCGAGAATCCTGGCGGCGTGTCAGGCGTTGCGGGACGAGCTCCAGCAAGGCCGCTTCGCGGAGGACACCCTCTACGTGGTGGGCAAGAAGGACCTGGCGGTGTTCCAGCGCCCGGGTATCACGTGCGGTGTGTTGGATGAGTACACGCTCTGTGTGGCCGCGAAGCAGGGCAGCTTCCAGGAAGCGCTCTCCCGCGCGACCCAGGTCCCCACCGCCCAGCCCTGACTCAGGGTCGCGAGGGGGAGGGCGCACACCTCTAGCGCCCTGCGTCAGCGGCGCTCCTCGCTCCCTCCGCTCCAACCCTCGTCTTCCACTGGCTCACCGCCAGTGTCCCGCAGGAGGCTCGACGCTGGGTTTCGCCACGCGCTAGCCTTCACGAAGCTCCAATGAAGTCAGCTTGGGTGCCTCGAGGAGAGGCAGCACGACAACGGCTCTGATGAGCCCAGAAGGGGGAGCGAGAAATGTGT of Hyalangium ruber contains these proteins:
- a CDS encoding DUF6311 domain-containing protein: MSLPGEAPASSRWDRLLPWLGAALGFLWYLAIGGARTLAPTHLDWVGGGDFAQHVLGWLHFRNAPWGFPLGNTPTLMYPLTMTVGFTDSNPWVAVALKPFSRWLPQDFQYIGPWLALCFALQGWVGVKLVALYLHGALQRLLGATLFVMSPVLLFRTGHDTLCAHWLLLAMLWVHLRPRPDSRAAWKALGGALALNAIAAGVHPYLQVMVFALTVSLLFTVTRVEHHLSWRSAGVALAGMLATVGALFFLFGYVGQGISAGGSGFSYFSADMLTLVNPNGWSLLLPGFPTRTGQYEGFGYLGTGVIALIALLLLSNPAHWWQKAKAGLKPRKSLVFSVLALTLLAFSSVMTVAGETVLSLRSVTKPLLPLLDPFRSSGRFIWPLHYVLMTGVIALIAWRWRQYPRLLTGLLLGAVLLQGLDTPDAWDRSRFGGGEWPRLRAPEWDRLDPFYRHIVLYPPAIFGADAPCDTQTFPENAYLRFGYLAYLRGMTTNSVYPARLDRPRILAACQALRDELQQGRFAEDTLYVVGKKDLAVFQRPGITCGVLDEYTLCVAAKQGSFQEALSRATQVPTAQP